The Chitinimonas arctica region GTCGAAAATCAGGGGAAGCCGCCTTGCCTAGTCCTGACGGGCTACCTACACTCGTCCGCCCATCCGCTTGTCTTGCCCGCCCATGAAGCCAGCCACCTGTTATGCGCTCGCCGCCATCGCCCTATGGGGTTCCCTGGCCTTGTTGTCGGTACGCCTGACGGCCGTGCCGCCTTTTCTGCTGGTGGGCTTGGCCTTGTGCCTGGGCGGCTTGGTCGGCCTGCCGCGCTGGCGTGACTGGCGGGTGCCGGGCAAGACCCTGCTGCTTGGCTGCTATGGTCTGTTCGGCTATCACTTCTGCCTGTTTCTGGCCCTGCGCTACGCCCCGGCGCTGGAAGCCAATCTGATCAACTATCTATGGCCGCTGCTGATCGTGCTGCTGTCGCCCTTGTTCCTGCCGGATCTGCGCTTGGGTGTCCGGCATGTGCTGGGCGGCGCCTTGGGCCTGGGCGGTTGCATTTTGATCGTGGCCGGCAAGGGCGAGCTGTCATTGTCCGGCCAGCACGGCCTGGGCTATGCGCTGGCCGCCGTGGCTGCGCTGATGTGGTCCAGCTATTCGCTGCTTACCCGGCGGGTTGCGCCGTTCCCCACCGCCGCGGTGGGCGGTTTTTGCCTTGCATCCGGTTTGCTGTCGCTATTGGCCCATGCCTTGCTGGAACCGGCTTATACCCCGAGCGGCGCGGAGTGGGGCTATCTGGCGCTCCTGGGCGCCGGGCCCATGGGCGCTGCCTTTTACTGCTGGGATATGGCGCTCAAGCGCGGCGATACACGTGCCATCGGCACGCTCGCCTACCTGACTCCGCTGTTGTCCACCAGCCTGCTGGCATTGTTCGGCGGGGGACATTTTGGCTGGCAGGCGGCGGTTGCACTGGGCCTGATTCTGGCGGGCGCCTGGCTGGGGAATCGCGCGCCACGCCGCACTGCGTCATGACGGGCTGAATGGCTGCTCGTATGATCGGGTATTCAGCCATGTGGCTGGCCCCGGGCCGGGATCTTCCCTATGTTGGAAACCATGGAACAGCGCTTCAAATCCCTGCAGCCGCGGCTGGATTTCTGCGCCTTGCGCTATGTCGAGGAAGAGACCGAAATCCTGTCGGTACGGCAGGGCGTGGCCGAACCCTTGCGACGCCGGCTCGATCGCGGCGCCATGATTACCGTGCTGCACCAGGGCGGCTATGGCTATGCCGCCACGTCCGATTGTTCGACCGAGGGATTGCGCGCGGCACTGGCGCATGCCACCGCCTGGGCTGCAGCTTCCGCGG contains the following coding sequences:
- a CDS encoding DMT family transporter codes for the protein MKPATCYALAAIALWGSLALLSVRLTAVPPFLLVGLALCLGGLVGLPRWRDWRVPGKTLLLGCYGLFGYHFCLFLALRYAPALEANLINYLWPLLIVLLSPLFLPDLRLGVRHVLGGALGLGGCILIVAGKGELSLSGQHGLGYALAAVAALMWSSYSLLTRRVAPFPTAAVGGFCLASGLLSLLAHALLEPAYTPSGAEWGYLALLGAGPMGAAFYCWDMALKRGDTRAIGTLAYLTPLLSTSLLALFGGGHFGWQAAVALGLILAGAWLGNRAPRRTAS